A single window of Lentimicrobiaceae bacterium DNA harbors:
- a CDS encoding TolC family protein has protein sequence MPLIKKLLTLLPFLLVQIFANAQEKSTQTTPLSLKQAQEYAVLNNANAKNASIDLELAKKKIWETTAIGLPQVNAQVNYQHLFKVPELSLGGTTFLTTNLPDGTPITATDILNENVYLGFSPSAPIQLGVKDNTTLDITLTQLVFSGEYLVGLQASKVFYLMSDQSQQKTIIDLKESVSNTYSLVLVLEQSQNTLAQSLENLNKTLGEMREMYKQGFIENTDVDQIELTTLNITNSLNSIKRQADASRDLLKFQLGLPFDNQITLTDNLESIAGEVTLETALSSKFILNQNINYQILETQEKLGVLSLKREKSGYLPSLAAVYRHSEKVNQPAFDFTPKDVIQLSLSIPVFSSGQRLVKVQQRKLELQKVVNTKENVASGLQLEYTNAKNEMATAFESYLNNKKNIDLTNRIYEKTLVKYKEGLSSSMDLTNAQNQYLTAQGDYYNAVYKLITVKNKLDKLTNNL, from the coding sequence ATGCCACTGATCAAAAAACTATTGACTTTACTCCCGTTTCTGTTGGTGCAGATATTCGCAAATGCGCAGGAGAAAAGTACTCAGACCACTCCCTTGAGTCTGAAGCAGGCTCAGGAGTATGCCGTTTTGAATAATGCCAATGCAAAAAACGCGTCTATTGACCTTGAGCTCGCCAAAAAGAAGATTTGGGAAACGACAGCTATTGGTTTGCCGCAGGTAAATGCACAGGTAAATTATCAGCATTTATTTAAAGTGCCGGAGCTGAGCCTCGGAGGAACAACTTTTCTCACCACCAATCTGCCTGACGGAACACCCATCACTGCCACAGATATATTGAATGAGAACGTTTATTTGGGGTTTTCTCCTTCAGCACCTATTCAGCTTGGTGTGAAAGACAATACAACGCTTGATATTACCTTGACGCAGCTTGTTTTTAGTGGTGAATACCTGGTTGGTTTGCAGGCGTCAAAAGTGTTTTATTTGATGTCTGATCAAAGCCAGCAAAAAACCATCATCGATCTTAAAGAATCGGTTTCTAACACGTATAGCCTTGTGCTGGTTCTGGAGCAATCACAAAACACCCTGGCTCAATCGTTAGAGAATCTCAACAAAACGCTGGGTGAAATGCGTGAGATGTATAAACAGGGATTTATCGAAAATACAGATGTTGATCAAATTGAGCTCACTACATTGAACATCACCAACAGCCTGAACTCTATTAAACGTCAGGCCGATGCATCGCGTGATTTGTTGAAATTTCAGCTGGGCCTCCCGTTTGATAATCAGATAACATTAACTGATAACCTGGAATCCATTGCAGGAGAAGTTACACTTGAAACCGCTTTGTCATCCAAGTTTATCCTGAATCAAAATATCAATTATCAGATTTTGGAAACACAGGAAAAACTGGGTGTTCTTAGTCTGAAACGCGAAAAGAGCGGTTATTTGCCAAGCTTGGCCGCCGTTTACAGGCATTCAGAGAAAGTTAATCAGCCTGCATTTGACTTTACACCAAAAGATGTTATTCAGCTTTCATTAAGCATTCCCGTTTTTTCAAGCGGACAACGCCTGGTAAAAGTACAACAGCGCAAACTGGAATTGCAAAAAGTGGTGAATACCAAAGAGAATGTGGCAAGTGGTCTTCAGCTTGAATACACCAATGCCAAAAACGAGATGGCAACTGCATTTGAAAGCTATCTGAACAATAAGAAAAACATAGATCTGACCAACAGAATTTATGAAAAAACACTGGTTAAATACAAGGAGGGACTTTCGTCCAGTATGGATTTGACCAATGCTCAAAACCAGTACCTGACTGCTCAGGGTGATTATTACAATGCGGTTTATAAGCTTATAACCGTAAAAAACAAGCTCGACAAATTAACCAACAACCTGTAA
- a CDS encoding TetR/AcrR family transcriptional regulator: MDEKLGMILKTSGTLFRKYGIRSISMDDIAKELSMSKKTLYQYVENKTDLIEKLLKHVVSDSTSCITEGDVPMNAIDILLQVSVRVSDEIKELNPSIAFDLEKFYPVLYRNFVNAKREHVYKKIKENLEQGGREGIYRTDLDADLVAKLYVQKLIDVHDPEFLSSVDFSQEKVFQVMFDNHIRGIANPAGLAYYEEQIKK, encoded by the coding sequence ATGGATGAAAAACTTGGAATGATTCTCAAGACATCGGGCACCTTATTCCGTAAATATGGTATCCGGAGTATATCGATGGATGATATTGCAAAGGAGTTGAGTATGTCGAAAAAGACGCTGTATCAGTATGTTGAGAATAAAACAGATTTGATTGAAAAATTGCTGAAGCATGTTGTTTCGGATAGTACATCCTGTATTACTGAAGGAGATGTTCCAATGAATGCCATTGATATTTTGCTTCAGGTAAGTGTGAGGGTAAGTGACGAAATAAAGGAGTTGAATCCATCAATTGCGTTTGATTTGGAGAAATTTTACCCTGTGCTGTACCGCAATTTTGTAAATGCCAAACGAGAGCATGTTTACAAAAAAATTAAGGAGAATCTGGAACAGGGAGGGAGAGAAGGAATATATCGTACAGATCTTGACGCTGACCTTGTCGCCAAATTATACGTGCAAAAACTGATAGATGTGCACGATCCTGAATTTTTATCATCTGTCGACTTTTCGCAGGAGAAGGTTTTTCAGGTAATGTTTGATAATCATATCAGAGGCATTGCCAATCCTGCCGGACTTGCTTATTACGAAGAACAAATAAAAAAGTAA
- a CDS encoding efflux RND transporter periplasmic adaptor subunit, with protein MKAINKIVIFSALVIFAAACGNTTDKKSELEMLKKQRDELSAKIKTMEEELKISDTVSNEKLVDVAVTEASLTEFNHYIEVQGKVDGEDNIAVSSQMAGVLVAVYVKEGDAVKKGQVLAQLDNNVLKQQVENIKTQLSFATNIYNKQKALWDKQIGSEVQYLTAKNNKESLESNLAAMNDQLEMTKIKSPINGTVEEVNLKVGQMASPGLPAVRVVNFSSAKVVAEIAEAYAPKIKPGDKVLVSFPDFNTEISTKVHFTSKYINPVNRTFLTEVKLGPGKVEYRANMIAVVKINDYSNPSTVVIPVSLVRESSSGKYIFVSRAENGKMVARRQMVTVGNTYNGMAEITQGITEGDKIITTGYNSLVDGQLIRVN; from the coding sequence ATGAAAGCAATAAATAAGATTGTAATTTTTTCTGCTCTTGTAATTTTTGCAGCAGCCTGTGGTAATACCACTGATAAAAAATCAGAGCTGGAGATGCTTAAAAAGCAACGGGACGAATTGAGTGCCAAAATAAAAACAATGGAAGAGGAGCTGAAGATAAGTGATACCGTTTCTAACGAAAAACTCGTGGATGTGGCGGTTACTGAAGCTTCACTAACCGAGTTTAACCACTATATTGAAGTACAGGGGAAGGTTGATGGTGAAGATAATATTGCAGTTTCTTCACAGATGGCCGGCGTGCTTGTGGCAGTGTATGTGAAAGAAGGCGATGCTGTAAAAAAAGGCCAGGTTCTTGCGCAACTTGATAACAATGTGTTGAAACAGCAGGTTGAAAATATAAAGACTCAACTTAGTTTTGCCACCAATATTTACAATAAGCAAAAGGCTTTATGGGATAAACAGATTGGTAGTGAAGTTCAGTACCTGACAGCAAAGAACAACAAGGAGAGCCTTGAATCAAATCTGGCAGCGATGAACGATCAGCTGGAAATGACCAAGATTAAATCACCCATCAACGGAACTGTTGAAGAGGTGAATCTGAAGGTTGGTCAGATGGCCTCACCGGGTTTGCCTGCTGTGAGAGTTGTCAATTTTTCGAGTGCAAAGGTAGTGGCCGAAATTGCAGAGGCTTATGCACCTAAAATTAAACCGGGAGATAAAGTTCTGGTTTCGTTTCCTGATTTCAATACAGAAATAAGCACCAAAGTTCATTTTACCAGCAAATACATCAATCCGGTAAACCGTACTTTTCTTACAGAAGTGAAACTGGGCCCCGGAAAGGTTGAATACCGTGCCAATATGATTGCTGTGGTGAAAATCAACGATTATAGCAATCCGTCTACAGTCGTCATTCCTGTTTCACTTGTACGTGAATCGTCATCAGGTAAATATATTTTTGTTTCGCGGGCTGAGAACGGTAAAATGGTTGCCCGCAGGCAAATGGTGACTGTAGGTAACACATATAACGGCATGGCTGAAATTACACAAGGGATTACTGAAGGAGATAAAATAATCACCACCGGATATAACAGTCTTGTTGATGGTCAATTGATTCGTGTTAATTAA